In Wenyingzhuangia fucanilytica, the following are encoded in one genomic region:
- a CDS encoding IclR family transcriptional regulator, producing the protein MGLEEKADGKPTYNVPNLERGLMIIELLATCKQGLTLAEIIETLSITKTTAFRIVSTLIFKNYLQKNETTKKITLSRKMLTLGLSAINEQSIAEVSIDIMRATRDELKESVMLGVILGDKGTILEQVASSYPVKLFVEQGTQFSLHSSVGGKSILAYLPDKEMNAIVEEMEFTPFTENTLTSKEVFKEQLKQVKKSGYAVDNGEDIQGINCVGAPIFNEYGVPVAAIWITAPHGRLPSKDFHKKGEVIARYAKEISLKLGYVG; encoded by the coding sequence ATGGGTTTAGAAGAGAAAGCAGATGGGAAACCAACGTATAATGTCCCTAATTTGGAGCGTGGTTTAATGATTATAGAATTGTTGGCTACTTGCAAACAAGGGTTAACCTTGGCTGAAATTATAGAGACATTGTCTATTACTAAAACAACTGCTTTTAGAATTGTTAGTACGTTAATATTTAAAAATTATCTTCAAAAAAATGAGACAACTAAAAAGATTACCCTTTCTAGAAAAATGCTAACACTTGGCTTGTCTGCTATTAATGAGCAAAGTATAGCAGAAGTGTCTATAGATATTATGAGAGCTACTAGAGATGAGTTAAAAGAATCTGTTATGTTAGGTGTTATTTTGGGAGACAAAGGAACTATTTTGGAACAAGTAGCTTCTTCATATCCAGTAAAACTGTTTGTTGAACAAGGAACCCAGTTTAGTTTACATAGCTCTGTAGGAGGAAAATCTATTTTGGCATATTTGCCAGATAAAGAAATGAATGCTATTGTTGAGGAAATGGAATTCACTCCTTTTACAGAAAACACATTAACTTCAAAAGAAGTGTTTAAGGAGCAATTAAAACAAGTTAAAAAATCCGGATACGCTGTAGATAATGGGGAAGATATACAAGGGATTAATTGTGTAGGAGCTCCTATTTTTAATGAATATGGTGTGCCAGTTGCTGCTATTTGGATTACAGCACCACATGGTAGATTGCCTTCTAAAGATTTTCATAAAAAAGGAGAAGTGATAGCAAGATATGCGAAGGAAATTTCTCTAAAATTAGGTTATGTAGGGTAG